The following nucleotide sequence is from Halorussus caseinilyticus.
TGTCGATGTTGCTGGCGTCCGACGAGGAGATGGACGACGAGCAAATCCGCGACGAGATGATGACGTTCCTGCTGGCGGGCCACGAGACGAGCGCGCTCACGTTGACCTACTCCCTTCACCTCCTGTCGCAGAATCCGGACGTGGCGCGGCGACTCCGCGAGGAACTCGACGAGGTGATAGACGGGAAACCCGAGTTCGAGGACGCGCTGTCGCTCTCGTACACCGAGTCGGTCGTGAAAGAGGCGATGCGGTTGTACCCACCGGCCCACGAACTGCGGCGCGCGCCGAAGACCGACGTGACCTTCGGCGACTATCTCGTTCCCGAAGGCTCGCTCGTCATCCTGCCGACGTGGGTCCTCCACCGCGACGAGCGCTTCTGGGACGACCCCGAGACGTTCCGACCGGAGCGCTGGGAGGAACAGGGGGACCGCCCCGAGTTCGCCTACTTCCCGTTCGGCGGCGGGCCGCGTCGGTGCATCGGCCAGCAGTTAGCCACCCTCGAAGCGAAGTTGGTCCTCGCGACGCTCCTGAAAGACTGGGAGTTCGAGCGCGAGTACGACGAAATAGAGCTGTCGGCCGGGCAGACGCTCCAGCCGAAAGGTGACGTGGAGATGACCGTCCACCGCCGCTGACGACTCCGAACACCCGCGGAGACGGCGCTCACCTACGCGTGGTACGAACTGGGCCGTCGCCCCGAAGTCCGGAAGTCGCTGGCCGAAGAAATCCGCGAAGTCGTCGGCGACGGCTCGCCCGTCGCCGACGACTTCGAGGCGCTGGGGCAGGTCCAAAACGTCGTGGACGAGACGCTTCGACTCTACCCTCCGGCGTGGGCGGTCAACCGCGAGGCGACCGAACGGGTGACCCTCGGCGGGTGCGAGATTCCGGAGGGCGCGCAGTTGATGATTCCCCAGTGGGTCCTCCACCGCGACGGGCGATTCTAGGACGACCCCGAGACGTTCGACCCCGACCGCTGGACCCGCGAGGGCGACCGGCCGGAGTACGCCTACCCCGTTCAGCGGCGGCCCGCGCCACTGCATCGGGATGCGGTTCGCCCGCCTCGAACTGGTGATGGCGCTGGCGACGATGGTCGGTCGGGTGGACCTCAACGTGACCACCGACGGACCGCTGGCGTTTCGGCCGTCGCTGACGCTCCGGCCGACCGTCGATATTGAGGCGACCGTCCGTCGTCGGTAACGCACTCGAACTGTACCGGTAGCGCGTCCGAATATTTCCGGCAGTCGCGGCGAACAACGTTTTATGTTTTCGGTGGGACCGACGAACGACGACACATGGCGACTGCCACAGGCGTAGCAATCGACCGCCGCCGGACGACGCGCACGATTCCGAGGGACACCCACAGCACCGCCGCCGAACCATGATGCGCGGCGACGGACGCGACGAGAAACGGGCCGACCCCGAAGACGGATTCGAACCCGCCGAACCAATCGACGCCGACCGTGAGCGCAGGGCCTCAACGGACACCACCGAACCGACCGCCGACGCCGAAAAGTCCGCACCCGAAGGCGACGACGGCCGACTCTCGATTCCGCTCGAAACCATCGCGGTCCTGAACTGGCTCGGCGAAGTCGGCGTCGATGGCGTCGAGTCCCGACTCCGGAAGGTCGCGGGCGACGACCTGAGCGTCGAGACCGAACAGGTCAAAATCGGCTACGCGGGACCGGAGACGATTCTCGACCAGTTCGGCGTCGAGGACCGCGCCGGTGCGCGCGTCCGGATGCGCAAGCCAGTCGCCGGAACCGTCTTGGTGCTGTTCCCGGTCAAGAGCGCGAACCGCGCGGCGTCGCTGATGCTCCAACGCGCAGTCGCGGACGCGGCGTCGGTCGTCGCCACGGAGATGGGCCGGGACGCCCTGACCGAACTCTGTAACGTGATGGCGAACGGCTTCGTGGACGAGTGGGCCGAGACGTTCGATACCTCCATCGACACCGGCGCGCCCGTGGCGGTCCAGAACCCCGAGATGACGCTCGTCCACCACGTCTTCTCGGTCTCGGACGTTGGTCTCTACCTCACCTCGCGGTTCCGAGTCGCCGAGGACATCGACGCGACCATCTTCGTTTTCCCCGGCGAAGCGGAGTTCGTCTCCGAGATTTCGCGGGTGAGTCCCGAGGTCATCGACCGCTGAGGGACATCGCGGTGGACTGGTTCGGGGGAGTGGATTTGTGACCGGTGGATGAGTTCGGGGGAGTGGATTTGTGACCGGTAGATGAGTTCGGGGGAGCTAGCTTCAGGCTTGAACCAATCAAAACCGCCCCGCACAGCACCGAACCGCCACCGCGAACCACACGCCTCCCCAACCGACTGCGTTTCTCGGTCGTCGCTCCCTCCGGTCGCTTCTCCCTGCGATACTCATCCCTCGCGCGGATGGGCGCGACCACTCGCGGGTCGCGCCCGCACGCGCCGAGGTGGAAAGTTACACAAATACCGACACCCCGAGTCGGCGTCAGTAGCGCGTGAACCCCTCGGTGTCGAGGTAGTTGTGCGCGACGGTGATGGCGTGGTCGGCGTGGAGCAGTTCCGGGCCGAGGCGCACCCGCGCGTCCGCGGCGTCCGCGAGCAGGGATTCCTCGTCGTCGCCGAAGTCGTGGTGGTCCGAGACGACGAACACCGGGTCCGCGGGCGGTTCCACGTCCGCAACCGGGTCGCCGTCCTCGTGGAGTTGGACGACCGTCCCGTCGCGCGCGGCCTCCTCCAGCACCGCCTCGAACCCCCGCTTGGAGATGTGGACGCCCGGCGAACTCTCGGCCTCCATGTGGCCGATGGCCTCGGCTTTCTCCTCCAGCGCACCCCGAATCAGGGCCGCCGTGCTTCGCTCGTCGGGGTTGAGTCGCCGGAGTTCGGACCCATCGAAGCGAACCGTCACCTCGTCGCGTAACACGAGGTGGACTTCCACGTCCTCCCGAATCGCGTGCGAGAGGAAGAACGCGGAGTTGACGCACCGACACAGCACGTCGAGGCGGCCCGCGCCGCCCGCGAGGTCGTCTAACGAGAAGTCGGGCGTCGTGGGCGCGTCGTGACCGAGGACGATGAACTGGCGCATACAGGCGGTTGTCGGCCGGGGATAATACGCGCGTCGGAAGTCGAGCGAACTTACCTCTCGTCGGCCTCTCGACGGCTCTCGGTCGCCACCGTTTCGGGGTCGAGCTGCACACGTTCGATGCCGATACCATCGAACGCTTTGTCGCTGGAGAGGATTGTGTCCCCGGCGAGTGCCGCGTGGAAAGCGTCGAAGACGTTCAGGCCGTCGTCGATGTACTCCGACGCTTGGAAGACGACCGCTTCCTCGATGTCGGCGTCGGTCATCTCCAAGATGCTGATAGCGGCTTTCTCTCGGTCGAACGAGAACTGCTCTTCGATGAGGAACAGTTCCACGAACGTGGTCAGCGATACGTCGAGGTCGTCGCCGTGTTCGGCGTAGAGTTCTTCGGCGCGTTCCGTGAGCCAGTCGTCACCTTTCAACAGCGCGACCCAGAAATCGGTGTCAGCGTACATGCTCCTCGGCTTCCTCGCGGCCGCGTTCGAGTCCGGCCTCGCGTAGTTCCTCGGTCGAAGCCGACTTGAACTCCTCGCTCGCCGCCGAGCGGAGGGCTTCGAGGGGGTCCTCCGGAATCGGGACGAGTTTGATACCGCTACGGAGTTCTACGAGTCGATACTCGTCACCGTACCGCTCGCGCGCCTCTCTCGGAATCGTAATTCGTCCCCGGTCGTCGGTCGCTACCTTGGTCATTTCCACGCCGTAGTAGGTGTGGGCGTCAGATACTTCTTTCCCACTTTCGAGTGAGAGATGGGAATGATGGCCGAAAAATAGGTCCGCGAGTAGCCGTTTCGTTCGAGCGCCGTGTCCCGGTCGAGACCAGCGGTTTCAGGCGGTGCTTACGTCGTCTCTCTCGAACGGAATCCCGATACAGTGGCCGACCGCGCCTCGAAGGTGAGTTCACCGTCGAACCCGCATACGTCACCGTCGAAAAGAGCCTCTGACCGACAGAGCCGCCGCTCGTTTATCGCAGTAACGCTCGTGTGCCACCGCCTGAAACCCCGTGTGCCGCCGTATAACTATGGATAAGACTCCCGACCTGTCGAAGTACAGCCGATAAGCCCGGCGCGACTCGCGGTCAGTCGCCGGGTAACTCGCGAACATCGGCGTTAGGGAGGCACCAAAGTATGAAGCTCGCAATGATTGGCTTCGGGCAGGCAGGAGGTAAAATCGTGGACAAGTTCGTGGAGTACGACCGGGAGACGGGAAGCAACGTCGTCCGGTCGGCAATCGCGGTCAACACCGCGAAGGCGGACCTCGCGGGACTCGAACACGTCCCCGAGCGAAACCGCGTCCTCATCGGACAGGCCCGCGTGAAGGGCCACGGCGTCGGTGCGGACAACGAACTCGGCGCGGAAATCGCCGAGGAGGACATCGACGAGATTCAGGGGGCCATCGACCACGTTCCGGTCCACGAAGTCGACGCGTTCCTCGTCGTCGCGGGGATGGGCGGGGGCACCGGGTCGGGCGGCGCGCCCGTCCTCGCGGGCCACCTCAAGCGCATCTACACCGAACCGGTCTACGGACTGGGCGTCCTGCCCGCCGAGGACGAGGGCGGCATCTACACGCTCAACGCCGCGCGGTCGTTCAAGACGTTCGTGGACGAGGTGGACAACCTGCTCGTGTTCGACAACGACGCGTGGCGCGAGACCGGCGAGTCGGTCCGCGGAGGCTACGACCGAATCAACGAGGAAATCGTCCGGCGGTTCGGCATCCTCTTCTCGGCGGGCGAGGTCCAAGAAGGTCAAGAAGTCGCCGAGAGCGTCGTAGACTCCAGCGAAATCATCAACACGCTCTCCTGTGGCGGCGTCTCGACCGTCGGGTACGCCACGGAAGAAGTCGAGACGGCGGGCGGCGGTCTGCTCGGCCGGTTCTCCGAGACGGACCTCGACGCCACCGAGACTACCAACCGCATCACGAGTCTCGTCCGGAAGGCGGCGCTCGGGCGTCTCACGCTCCCCTGCGAGGTCCGAAGCACCGACCGCTCGCTGGTGGTCATGAGCGGGCCGAACGACCACCTCAACCGGAAGGGAATCGAGCGCGGCCGGAAGTGGTTGGAGAACGAGACCGCGAGCATGGAGGTCCGGGGCGGCGACTATCCGATGTCCGGCACCGACCGGGTCGCCGCGGTGACGCTGTTGTCCGGGGTCACGGACGTGCCGCGCATCAAGGACCTCCAGAGCGTCGCAGTCGAGACCAAGGACAATCTGGAGGACATCGAGGAAGAGAGCGAGGAGAATCTGGAGAGTCTGGTCCGAGACGAGAGCGACGAACTGGAAGCCCTGTTCTGAGAAGTCGCGCTGGAGACGCTAGCCTTTTTAGGTGAGTCTACCTGCGCCAACACATGGCTAGGTTCGGAGGGCGCGACCATGAGTAATCGGTTCGAGTTCGGAGAGAACTGGGAGTCGTATCTCGACCAGTTAACCGACGAACAGGTAGCGCAAGCCGAACGAGAGCTGAGAGACGTGTTCGACCGCGACTCGCTCGACGGCCAGTCAGTAGTGGACATCGGGTGTGGAAGCGGCCTGTTTTCGCTCGCGGCCCACCGCTTGGGCGCGAGTGAGATTGTGAGCTTCGACTACGACGAGGACTCTGTGACGTGCTGTCGCCGGTTGAGAGACGAGACCGACGCCGACGATTGGACGGTCGAACGGGGAGACATCCTCGATAGCGAATTCGTGGCCGGTCTCGGCGAATTCGACGCGGTGTACTGCTGGGGCGTCGTCCACCACACCGGCGAGATGTGGCGGGCGATAGACCACACGACGCGATTGCTGGCCGACGACGGCCGTCTGTGTCTGGGCATCTACAACAAAGTCGAACGCGGCGAGTCGCTCTACAACTCCTTCGTAGCCCGCCGAATCAAGCGCGCGTTCAACCGGATGCCTCGGCCGGTACAGAAACTGCTGGTCTTCGGGTACGGCGGAGCGCACCTCACCGCTCGGACCCTCCTGAAACGCGAAAGCCCGCTCGCGTATCTCGACTCCTATCGCCAGAACCGCGGTATGGACTACTGGCACGACGTTCGAGACTGGCTCGGGGGCTATCCGTTCGAGTTCGCAACCCCGAGCGAAGTCCAAGAGTACGTGGCGACGCATCATCCGAGCCTCGAACACGTACGCACGGACGCGCCGAAGAACTATCCGGAGACGGTGAACACCTACGTATTCCAGCACTAGCACGTCCGGACGAGTGACTCTCGGTACGCCGACGTGTTCAGGGATTAGGGGAGACGACTCACCAGAAAGTAGAGCGTGACTGACTACCAGACGCGGGCCGCGGGCGTCCCGCACTCCTCGCAGACCACCGCGGCGTCACCCTTGAACTCCTCGCGCGCCAAGGTCCCCGCCGCGCACCAACTGCAATCGTCACCGACGAGCGCGGCGAGAACTGGTTCCGACGTATTCTCTGAGGCTACTTGTTGCATCGTTCCGAACAGAACGACACCGGATAATTAAAGTACCGGAAATGTATCGGCGGTTGACACCCCCTCGTCGGAGGGTCGAGTCGCGTTCTCCCGCCGAACGTTCGCAGAGTTTATACGCTACTCACGACATTCGCCCACCATGAATAGCGTACGCGAGGCGACCGACGACCTTCTCGCGGACCGGCCCGGACTCGAATCGGACCTCCGCGAACTCCTCGCGGTAGACGCCGACGCCGACGGGTGGGCCTTCGACGACGTG
It contains:
- a CDS encoding chemotaxis protein CheC, giving the protein MMRGDGRDEKRADPEDGFEPAEPIDADRERRASTDTTEPTADAEKSAPEGDDGRLSIPLETIAVLNWLGEVGVDGVESRLRKVAGDDLSVETEQVKIGYAGPETILDQFGVEDRAGARVRMRKPVAGTVLVLFPVKSANRAASLMLQRAVADAASVVATEMGRDALTELCNVMANGFVDEWAETFDTSIDTGAPVAVQNPEMTLVHHVFSVSDVGLYLTSRFRVAEDIDATIFVFPGEAEFVSEISRVSPEVIDR
- the trmY gene encoding tRNA (pseudouridine(54)-N(1))-methyltransferase TrmY, with translation MRQFIVLGHDAPTTPDFSLDDLAGGAGRLDVLCRCVNSAFFLSHAIREDVEVHLVLRDEVTVRFDGSELRRLNPDERSTAALIRGALEEKAEAIGHMEAESSPGVHISKRGFEAVLEEAARDGTVVQLHEDGDPVADVEPPADPVFVVSDHHDFGDDEESLLADAADARVRLGPELLHADHAITVAHNYLDTEGFTRY
- a CDS encoding type II toxin-antitoxin system VapC family toxin → MYADTDFWVALLKGDDWLTERAEELYAEHGDDLDVSLTTFVELFLIEEQFSFDREKAAISILEMTDADIEEAVVFQASEYIDDGLNVFDAFHAALAGDTILSSDKAFDGIGIERVQLDPETVATESRREADER
- a CDS encoding AbrB/MazE/SpoVT family DNA-binding domain-containing protein: MTKVATDDRGRITIPREARERYGDEYRLVELRSGIKLVPIPEDPLEALRSAASEEFKSASTEELREAGLERGREEAEEHVR
- a CDS encoding tubulin/FtsZ family protein → MKLAMIGFGQAGGKIVDKFVEYDRETGSNVVRSAIAVNTAKADLAGLEHVPERNRVLIGQARVKGHGVGADNELGAEIAEEDIDEIQGAIDHVPVHEVDAFLVVAGMGGGTGSGGAPVLAGHLKRIYTEPVYGLGVLPAEDEGGIYTLNAARSFKTFVDEVDNLLVFDNDAWRETGESVRGGYDRINEEIVRRFGILFSAGEVQEGQEVAESVVDSSEIINTLSCGGVSTVGYATEEVETAGGGLLGRFSETDLDATETTNRITSLVRKAALGRLTLPCEVRSTDRSLVVMSGPNDHLNRKGIERGRKWLENETASMEVRGGDYPMSGTDRVAAVTLLSGVTDVPRIKDLQSVAVETKDNLEDIEEESEENLESLVRDESDELEALF
- a CDS encoding class I SAM-dependent methyltransferase — encoded protein: MSNRFEFGENWESYLDQLTDEQVAQAERELRDVFDRDSLDGQSVVDIGCGSGLFSLAAHRLGASEIVSFDYDEDSVTCCRRLRDETDADDWTVERGDILDSEFVAGLGEFDAVYCWGVVHHTGEMWRAIDHTTRLLADDGRLCLGIYNKVERGESLYNSFVARRIKRAFNRMPRPVQKLLVFGYGGAHLTARTLLKRESPLAYLDSYRQNRGMDYWHDVRDWLGGYPFEFATPSEVQEYVATHHPSLEHVRTDAPKNYPETVNTYVFQH
- a CDS encoding HVO_A0556 family zinc finger protein, which translates into the protein MQQVASENTSEPVLAALVGDDCSWCAAGTLAREEFKGDAAVVCEECGTPAARVW